In the Nitrospirales bacterium LBB_01 genome, one interval contains:
- the kdpA gene encoding potassium-transporting ATPase subunit KdpA: protein MTGSGLFQIGLYFAVLVVLVKPLGSYMAKVYEGTPNLLSPLLRPVEKLLYRIFGVHSEDEMPWKTYAASVLVFSVLGFIVVYLLQVFQDHLPLNPQGFPAVSWHSSFNTAVSFITNTNWQGYGGESTMSYLTQMAGLGVQNFLSAAAGMAVLIALIRGFVRRNAKTIGNFWVDSTRSTLYILLPLSIVFTIVLVSQGVVQNFKSYRTASLMQTVSYDKPVVDAQGNTVKDAAGKDKTEPAVMKEQQIPFGPAASQIAIKQLGTNGGGFFNVNSAHPFENPTPLANFLETLAIILISGALCYTFGKMAGDTRQGWALLAAMLIILIPLLIFCYYSETLDAPYVKTLGATLNASGNMEGKEVRLGVANSALWAAVTTAASNGSVNAMHDSFSPLGGLIPLFLMQLGEIIFGGVGSGLYGMIVFAIISVFVAGLMVGRTPEYLGKKIESFEMKMSSLVILIPAVCVLLGTAVAVVAKAGVAGIANPGAHGFSEILYAFSSCANNNGSAFAGLSANTPFYNVSLGIVMLLGRFGVIIPVLAIAGSLAEKKYVPVGSGTLPTHTPLFVVFLIGIIIIVGALTFLPSLSLGPIAEHLTAIK, encoded by the coding sequence ATGACTGGAAGCGGATTATTTCAAATCGGTTTGTATTTTGCTGTTTTGGTTGTTTTAGTTAAGCCGCTAGGCAGCTACATGGCGAAAGTGTATGAAGGCACGCCAAATTTGTTATCTCCACTTTTAAGGCCTGTCGAGAAACTCTTGTACCGCATTTTTGGCGTTCATTCAGAGGATGAGATGCCGTGGAAAACTTATGCGGCATCTGTCTTAGTGTTCAGCGTTTTAGGTTTTATTGTTGTATATCTACTGCAAGTGTTTCAGGATCATCTGCCGTTAAATCCACAGGGATTTCCAGCCGTATCATGGCATTCGTCCTTTAATACGGCTGTAAGCTTCATAACCAACACCAATTGGCAGGGCTATGGCGGTGAGTCAACTATGAGTTACCTGACCCAAATGGCGGGGCTCGGTGTTCAGAACTTTTTGTCTGCAGCTGCCGGCATGGCTGTGCTCATAGCATTAATAAGGGGATTTGTAAGACGAAACGCTAAAACTATCGGTAATTTCTGGGTTGACTCTACACGTTCAACTCTGTACATACTCTTACCCCTTTCGATAGTTTTTACGATTGTTTTGGTCTCTCAGGGAGTGGTTCAAAACTTTAAATCGTATCGTACCGCATCTCTTATGCAAACCGTATCGTACGACAAACCGGTTGTTGACGCTCAGGGCAATACCGTTAAGGATGCCGCAGGTAAAGACAAGACGGAACCCGCCGTAATGAAAGAGCAGCAGATTCCTTTTGGCCCTGCGGCTTCTCAAATTGCAATAAAACAGCTTGGTACTAACGGAGGCGGTTTTTTTAATGTAAACTCCGCACATCCATTTGAAAATCCTACCCCGCTTGCCAACTTTTTGGAAACTCTTGCCATTATACTCATATCGGGTGCCCTTTGCTATACTTTTGGTAAAATGGCAGGAGATACCCGCCAGGGATGGGCACTGCTTGCTGCTATGTTAATCATTCTTATACCCTTGCTGATATTTTGTTATTACAGCGAAACGCTTGATGCTCCTTATGTTAAAACTCTGGGTGCAACTTTAAACGCTAGCGGCAATATGGAGGGCAAAGAGGTGCGCTTAGGGGTAGCAAACTCAGCTCTTTGGGCTGCCGTTACAACTGCCGCATCAAACGGTTCAGTAAATGCCATGCACGACTCTTTCAGCCCGTTAGGCGGACTTATTCCGCTTTTTCTAATGCAATTGGGCGAAATAATCTTTGGCGGCGTGGGCTCCGGGCTTTACGGGATGATAGTGTTTGCCATAATTTCCGTATTTGTAGCAGGACTTATGGTTGGACGAACGCCGGAATATCTTGGTAAAAAAATCGAGTCTTTTGAGATGAAAATGTCCTCACTTGTAATATTGATTCCAGCCGTGTGTGTTCTTTTGGGTACTGCTGTGGCAGTTGTTGCAAAAGCCGGAGTGGCTGGCATTGCTAATCCAGGTGCCCACGGGTTTTCAGAAATTCTGTATGCGTTTTCATCATGTGCAAACAACAATGGCAGCGCCTTTGCCGGTCTTTCGGCTAACACTCCTTTCTATAATGTATCACTTGGAATTGTTATGCTACTAGGACGGTTTGGCGTTATTATACCCGTGCTTGCGATAGCGGGATCACTGGCTGAAAAGAAATATGTGCCGGTTGGCTCTGGTACGTTACCAACCCATACGCCGCTCTTTGTAGTGTTTTTAATAGGAATTATCATTATAGTCGGGGCACTTACGTTTCTGCCCTCCCTTTCGTTAGGACCCATTGCAGAGCACTTAACGGCCATTAAATAA
- the kdpB gene encoding potassium-transporting ATPase subunit KdpB, with protein MTKQNLFDWHLITTAAVDSVIKLNPLYQMRKPVMFVVEVGSVLTTALFITCLFKPLGEPPVFILAVSLWLWFTVIFANFAESMAEGRGKAQAENLRSSRRDIQAKLIPTPDRNAKVTVVSSPKLRKGDYVIVKAGDIIPSDGEVVEGVASVNESAITGESAPVIRESGGDRSAVTGGTLIVSDWLIIQITANPGETFIDRMISMVEGAKRQKTPNEIALDILLAGLTIIFLIATVTIVPFSIFSVKAISQGTPVSVTIVTALLVCLIPTTIGGLLSAIGIAGMDRMIQANVIAMSGRAVEAAGDVDVLLLDKTGTITFGNRQATEFIPVRGVEVKTLADAAQLASLADETPEGRSIVVLAKNLYGIRERDIDTLHAKFIPFSAHTRMSGVNMDGKEIRKGAADAVLEYVKNQGGIFPNDVVSIVEGIAREGATPLVVAEGKKVLGVIRLKDIVKGGIKERFAQLRRMGIKTVMITGDNPLTAAAVAADAGVDDFLAEATPEAKLKLIREHQAGGRLVAMTGDGTNDAPALAQADVAVAMNTGTQAAKEAGNMVDLDSNPTKLIEIVEIGKQLLITRGTLTTFSVANDVAKYFAILPAAFVGIYPALGILNVMKLATPQSAILSAVIFNALIIVALIPLALRGVKYRPLGASALLRNNLMIYGLGGVIVPFIGIKAIDMLISVFHIF; from the coding sequence ATGACAAAACAAAATCTTTTCGATTGGCATCTCATCACAACTGCCGCTGTCGATTCGGTTATTAAATTAAATCCGTTATACCAGATGCGTAAGCCGGTTATGTTTGTTGTAGAGGTTGGAAGCGTTCTTACCACAGCGCTTTTTATCACTTGTCTTTTTAAACCATTAGGTGAGCCGCCAGTTTTTATATTGGCTGTTTCCTTGTGGCTCTGGTTTACTGTTATCTTTGCTAACTTTGCAGAGTCAATGGCTGAGGGCAGGGGTAAGGCACAGGCTGAAAACCTAAGAAGCAGCAGACGAGATATTCAGGCAAAGTTAATACCCACGCCAGATCGTAACGCAAAAGTAACCGTCGTATCGTCGCCAAAACTGAGAAAAGGTGACTACGTGATTGTAAAAGCGGGGGATATTATCCCAAGCGACGGCGAAGTAGTCGAGGGAGTCGCATCGGTAAATGAAAGTGCCATAACAGGCGAGAGTGCTCCGGTTATAAGGGAAAGCGGCGGCGACAGAAGTGCCGTCACAGGAGGCACACTGATAGTTTCAGACTGGTTAATAATCCAAATAACCGCAAACCCGGGTGAAACCTTTATTGACAGGATGATTTCTATGGTTGAGGGCGCAAAAAGACAAAAAACCCCTAACGAGATAGCCCTCGATATTTTGCTTGCCGGATTAACCATCATCTTTCTTATAGCCACTGTTACAATCGTGCCGTTTTCAATTTTTAGTGTTAAGGCTATTTCACAAGGAACTCCTGTTTCGGTAACTATAGTGACGGCCCTTTTGGTTTGTCTTATTCCCACAACAATAGGAGGGCTGCTCTCAGCAATAGGGATTGCCGGAATGGACAGAATGATACAGGCTAACGTGATAGCAATGTCGGGGCGTGCCGTTGAGGCTGCTGGGGATGTGGACGTTTTGCTGTTGGATAAGACCGGCACCATAACATTTGGTAACAGACAGGCTACTGAATTTATACCCGTACGAGGAGTAGAGGTAAAAACGCTTGCCGATGCGGCACAACTTGCCTCGCTTGCCGATGAGACGCCTGAAGGACGCAGCATTGTCGTGCTTGCTAAAAACTTGTATGGAATCAGAGAGCGTGATATAGATACACTTCATGCCAAATTCATACCGTTTTCCGCACACACCCGCATGAGCGGAGTTAACATGGATGGGAAGGAAATACGCAAAGGGGCAGCCGATGCTGTGTTGGAGTATGTAAAAAATCAGGGCGGCATATTTCCAAATGACGTTGTAAGCATAGTTGAGGGAATAGCCCGTGAGGGTGCCACTCCATTGGTTGTGGCAGAAGGGAAAAAAGTCTTAGGCGTAATCCGTCTGAAAGACATTGTAAAGGGCGGCATAAAGGAACGATTTGCACAATTAAGGCGTATGGGAATTAAAACCGTCATGATTACCGGCGACAATCCGCTTACAGCGGCTGCAGTGGCAGCCGATGCTGGTGTTGATGACTTTTTAGCTGAGGCAACCCCTGAGGCTAAATTAAAACTCATACGTGAGCATCAGGCAGGCGGCAGACTTGTGGCAATGACAGGGGATGGCACAAACGATGCCCCTGCGCTTGCTCAGGCTGACGTTGCTGTTGCTATGAACACTGGCACTCAGGCCGCTAAAGAGGCTGGAAACATGGTTGATCTTGACTCTAATCCAACTAAACTCATAGAAATTGTTGAAATCGGTAAGCAGCTACTCATTACCCGCGGCACTTTAACCACATTCAGTGTTGCTAACGATGTAGCAAAGTATTTTGCCATACTACCTGCTGCGTTTGTGGGTATTTATCCGGCTCTTGGCATTCTTAATGTTATGAAATTGGCAACCCCTCAGAGTGCTATTTTATCAGCTGTGATATTTAATGCGCTTATAATAGTAGCTTTGATTCCGCTTGCACTGAGAGGAGTAAAGTATCGTCCGCTTGGTGCCTCGGCGCTCTTAAGGAATAATCTAATGATATATGGCCTCGGAGGCGTCATAGTGCCGTTTATAGGGATAAAAGCAATTGATATGTTAATCAGTGTATTTCATATATTTTAA
- the kdpC gene encoding potassium-transporting ATPase subunit KdpC, producing MMAVLRTSIISLVVFTVILGIIYPLAMTGIAQSVFPDKANGSIIIKNGKAVGSYLIGQPFTDPGYFWSRPSATTPYPYNGASSSGSNLGQNNPDLQKALAERIAALKSADPENTKPIPIDLITSSGSGLDPHISPSAALYQVHRVAKHRGLNDSVIASLVEKLIEHRQFGVFGEPVVNVVKLNMGLDELKVK from the coding sequence ATTATGGCAGTTTTAAGGACTTCAATTATTTCGCTGGTTGTCTTTACGGTTATTTTAGGGATTATTTATCCTCTTGCCATGACAGGGATTGCTCAGTCGGTTTTTCCAGATAAGGCAAACGGCAGCATTATTATAAAAAATGGAAAAGCTGTCGGCTCATATCTTATAGGGCAGCCATTTACTGACCCCGGGTATTTTTGGAGCAGACCATCTGCAACGACTCCGTATCCATATAATGGTGCCTCCTCCTCGGGATCAAACCTGGGACAGAACAATCCTGATCTTCAAAAGGCGCTTGCCGAAAGGATTGCTGCATTAAAGTCGGCTGACCCGGAAAACACCAAACCAATCCCGATTGATCTAATCACATCGTCAGGAAGCGGACTGGATCCGCACATCAGCCCCTCTGCGGCGCTTTATCAGGTGCACAGGGTGGCAAAGCACAGAGGACTGAATGATTCCGTTATAGCTTCCCTTGTCGAGAAACTCATAGAACACCGGCAATTTGGAGTTTTTGGAGAACCTGTCGTTAATGTTGTGAAGTTAAACATGGGACTGGATGAGTTAAAGGTTAAATAA
- a CDS encoding YkgJ family cysteine cluster protein, which produces MQKIGKSEFNRRRVNFESDESRFPWLSMLLDSYAIIDTAIESAIELQYRSKQKGLACQNGCCHCCKTHKDIPVYPHELVGIYFYVTEKIKMPVRETLKWQLQFFKQTDFCPFLISSSCVIHILRPTACRQFNVFGTPCAEGEDPFFTRRDDVLTPNVNHTNQAFLTVLDFYEIKDDKKNFIQNNKIHTHVKNLRELKWLQLIKAMNDYDLKAASL; this is translated from the coding sequence GTGCAAAAAATAGGGAAATCTGAGTTTAACCGTAGGCGGGTGAATTTTGAGTCCGATGAGAGCCGTTTCCCGTGGCTTTCAATGCTCCTTGATTCCTATGCTATAATTGATACCGCTATTGAATCAGCGATTGAGCTGCAATACCGGAGCAAACAAAAGGGGCTGGCATGTCAAAACGGCTGCTGCCATTGCTGCAAAACACACAAAGATATTCCTGTGTATCCTCATGAACTTGTGGGAATCTATTTTTATGTTACCGAGAAAATCAAAATGCCGGTAAGAGAAACTCTTAAGTGGCAGTTACAGTTTTTTAAGCAAACCGATTTCTGCCCGTTTTTAATCAGCTCCTCTTGCGTAATACATATATTAAGACCCACAGCGTGCAGGCAGTTTAACGTCTTTGGTACGCCGTGTGCTGAGGGCGAGGACCCGTTTTTTACAAGACGCGACGATGTTTTGACCCCTAACGTTAACCACACAAATCAGGCTTTCCTCACAGTGCTTGATTTCTACGAAATTAAAGATGACAAAAAGAACTTTATACAAAACAACAAGATACACACTCACGTCAAAAACCTCAGAGAACTTAAGTGGTTACAACTGATAAAGGCTATGAACGACTATGATTTAAAAGCCGCATCGTTGTAA
- a CDS encoding HDIG domain-containing protein gives MDEREIALLKAANVSDHVIEHSKAVSVKAVTVANQVKIPVNVELIRVGALLHDIGRGKTHGIDHAIVGAEMVRELGLGEDVAKIIERHIGAGLPKEEALTLGLPPCDYFPKTPEQKIVSYADNMTDGSKILDFAAALVRLKKILGDNHPAIVRFIAQHNEIMSWMET, from the coding sequence GTGGACGAAAGAGAGATAGCTTTGCTTAAGGCCGCAAATGTTTCAGACCATGTGATTGAACACAGCAAAGCCGTTAGTGTTAAGGCGGTGACTGTAGCCAATCAGGTAAAGATACCGGTAAACGTTGAGCTAATCAGAGTGGGAGCGCTTTTGCACGATATTGGCAGAGGGAAAACCCATGGTATTGATCATGCGATAGTTGGCGCTGAAATGGTCAGAGAGTTAGGATTAGGGGAGGATGTTGCAAAAATAATAGAACGGCACATTGGCGCTGGATTGCCTAAAGAAGAGGCGCTTACGCTTGGTCTGCCCCCGTGTGATTATTTCCCAAAGACGCCTGAACAAAAGATTGTCTCCTATGCCGATAACATGACCGACGGAAGCAAAATTCTTGATTTTGCCGCTGCTCTTGTTAGATTAAAAAAAATACTTGGCGACAACCACCCGGCAATTGTGCGTTTTATCGCACAGCACAATGAAATCATGTCATGGATGGAAACATAA
- a CDS encoding ABC transporter ATP-binding protein, whose translation MDGNIMSASTYKKMIALTKPYWGQTFLALSFGLMVSAVMGAIAWLVKPALDIVFVQKNYDYLKYFPIGVIVLFTTKGVLHFFQQYLMKRAGLSLIRDTQNKLHNHILYMPIKYFDKEASGILMSRVISDVDKISAIFAEVLRAAIIEIPKIFVLMGIAFYRKWDVTLANLLLVPLFAYSAKKIGKKVKQRSHEAQKSVSYLTHRLQESITGIRVIKVFNRQPLRNEKYMADNNKVFEDNVKAIRLKELNKLVIDTMTGIAIGVVLIYGGRQVVTGLVTPGDFASILTAIYLVFSPVKQVGESYTTLQAIRASLERIDHVFDTPIEESGSIVINSFEKDITFENISFKYVSEHRYVLKDINLSIRQGEVIALVGPSGAGKTSFVHLIPRFYKPTEGRITIDGTDTAELDITSLRELIGIVSQDILLFNETIRDNILFGRPTATDDEIRTAARLSYADEFIDKLPEGYESKLGDRGLNLSGGQRQRIAIARAVLKNPPILILDEATSSLDSVSESLVQKALETLMTGRTTIVVAHRLSTIKNADRIVVIRDGEIAGIGTHETLIESNDQYRTLYSTFALS comes from the coding sequence ATGGATGGAAACATAATGTCAGCCTCAACATATAAGAAAATGATTGCTCTAACAAAACCCTACTGGGGACAGACGTTTCTTGCCCTATCGTTTGGGCTTATGGTCTCAGCCGTGATGGGAGCAATAGCGTGGCTTGTTAAACCCGCTCTTGATATTGTTTTTGTTCAAAAAAACTATGACTATCTTAAATATTTTCCAATAGGCGTTATCGTGCTTTTTACGACAAAGGGAGTACTACACTTTTTTCAGCAGTATCTTATGAAACGAGCCGGATTGTCTCTGATAAGAGATACGCAAAACAAGCTCCACAACCATATCCTCTACATGCCGATTAAGTATTTTGACAAGGAGGCCTCCGGTATCCTTATGTCACGCGTAATTAGTGATGTGGACAAAATAAGCGCTATATTTGCCGAAGTGCTGAGGGCTGCAATCATTGAGATACCAAAAATATTTGTCCTTATGGGGATAGCTTTTTACAGGAAATGGGATGTCACGCTTGCCAACCTGCTGCTTGTACCCCTGTTTGCTTATAGCGCCAAAAAGATCGGTAAAAAAGTTAAACAACGCTCTCATGAGGCGCAAAAAAGTGTTTCTTATCTGACTCACAGACTACAGGAGTCCATAACTGGAATTAGGGTTATCAAAGTATTTAACCGGCAGCCCCTCAGAAATGAAAAATATATGGCAGACAATAATAAAGTCTTTGAGGATAATGTTAAGGCTATCAGGCTTAAGGAGCTTAACAAGCTGGTGATAGACACAATGACTGGAATTGCTATCGGAGTGGTTCTTATTTACGGGGGCAGACAGGTTGTGACAGGTCTTGTGACCCCCGGTGATTTTGCATCCATTCTGACAGCCATATATCTGGTGTTTAGTCCGGTTAAGCAAGTGGGAGAGTCTTACACGACACTTCAGGCGATAAGGGCCTCGCTTGAGCGGATTGATCATGTGTTTGACACACCCATAGAGGAAAGCGGCAGCATTGTCATTAACAGTTTTGAAAAAGACATCACTTTTGAAAACATATCGTTTAAATATGTCAGCGAACATCGGTACGTTTTAAAAGACATAAACCTGAGTATCAGACAAGGTGAGGTAATAGCCCTTGTTGGCCCAAGTGGCGCCGGAAAAACCTCATTTGTGCATCTTATCCCAAGGTTTTATAAACCCACCGAGGGGCGCATTACCATTGACGGCACTGACACGGCAGAGTTGGATATTACCTCATTGAGAGAGTTAATCGGTATAGTAAGTCAGGACATTCTGCTGTTTAATGAAACCATTAGAGATAACATTTTATTTGGACGGCCTACAGCAACCGATGATGAGATTAGAACCGCAGCAAGGCTTTCCTATGCCGATGAGTTTATAGATAAGCTGCCGGAGGGTTATGAGAGCAAACTTGGTGACAGAGGTCTTAATCTTTCCGGCGGACAGCGCCAGCGAATAGCAATAGCGCGGGCAGTGCTTAAAAATCCGCCGATTTTAATACTTGACGAGGCAACGTCATCCCTAGATTCCGTCTCAGAGTCCCTTGTTCAAAAGGCGCTTGAGACCCTTATGACAGGCAGAACCACAATAGTCGTAGCCCACAGACTCTCCACAATCAAGAATGCCGATAGAATTGTGGTCATTAGAGACGGCGAAATCGCAGGCATCGGAACGCACGAAACCCTGATAGAGTCAAACGACCAATACAGAACTCTGTACAGCACTTTTGCTCTTTCATAA
- a CDS encoding pentapeptide repeat-containing protein, producing the protein MIFIAFLAYVLVIVVGTTDRMLVMPDSTVKLPILGADVPVKTFYSITPLIVWILHLNLFLNIFFHAKKVYKWAENPETENEESHPFMFNFKIKTGDSRIVNFLLALILYFLYYIAPLVVLVWVNLRFLPYHSYIITGIHHWITILDSLMSLIFLTILIIADNRFKKYNPFSLKAIKFSLKAVKHFLNTTLGNFFKKGLVYFLIIVTPVGSLTVLKIPETNDEKFPLTSIWPLDKITIKYRTLYYITISSVIHRNLEVFEEKFLLKEVSDTIIVRYLSDNNTKEDAERDFSEGIDLKDRDLRFGNFERAVFLNADFRGAKIDKANFRQANLQGANFDRDLYYRNTSLQGANLWNANLQGAYLSGTNLQGAHLQYANLQGAHLGSADLVAAQLQGADLGYVNLQGAYLNGASLKCADLRNANLNGIYFSNIDMEKNLDNDNLTKIERSSAFVNIKSIIKSAKERCAKFDDKDKNELVTLLQKNNNLTEFITVRSKLACESPEMAKAVLSNMEWVKTKDNKTAADKIRKNMGKKCPDVFYRKVGIERREF; encoded by the coding sequence ATGATTTTTATAGCCTTCCTTGCGTACGTTCTCGTAATTGTTGTTGGAACAACCGACAGGATGCTTGTTATGCCCGATAGCACCGTTAAGCTGCCAATTCTTGGCGCTGATGTTCCGGTTAAGACTTTTTATTCCATCACTCCGCTTATCGTTTGGATTTTGCATCTGAATCTATTTCTAAACATTTTCTTTCACGCCAAAAAGGTTTATAAATGGGCGGAAAACCCTGAAACCGAAAATGAGGAGTCACATCCTTTTATGTTTAATTTCAAAATCAAAACAGGCGACTCACGTATTGTTAACTTTCTCTTAGCCCTGATTCTTTATTTCTTGTATTACATTGCACCTCTTGTGGTTTTGGTTTGGGTTAACTTAAGGTTTCTGCCCTATCACAGTTACATCATAACCGGCATTCATCATTGGATTACAATACTTGATTCTCTAATGTCGCTTATCTTTCTTACAATTCTCATTATTGCCGACAACAGGTTTAAAAAATATAACCCATTCAGCTTAAAAGCTATTAAATTCAGCTTAAAAGCAGTTAAGCATTTCTTAAACACAACGCTTGGCAATTTCTTTAAAAAAGGGTTAGTTTATTTTTTGATAATTGTTACGCCTGTCGGTTCACTGACGGTACTTAAAATCCCTGAGACAAACGATGAGAAATTTCCGTTAACGTCTATATGGCCTTTGGATAAAATCACAATCAAATACCGTACTCTCTATTATATTACAATTAGCAGTGTAATTCATCGTAATCTTGAAGTATTCGAGGAAAAATTTCTTCTTAAAGAAGTAAGCGATACAATTATTGTGCGGTACCTCTCCGATAACAATACAAAAGAGGATGCCGAACGTGATTTTTCCGAAGGGATTGATTTAAAAGACAGGGATTTAAGGTTTGGCAATTTTGAAAGGGCAGTGTTTTTGAACGCTGATTTCAGAGGAGCTAAGATAGATAAAGCAAATTTTAGACAAGCCAACCTTCAGGGCGCAAATTTTGATAGAGATTTATATTATAGGAATACTAGCTTACAAGGGGCTAATTTATGGAATGCTAACTTACAGGGGGCCTATTTATCGGGCACAAACTTGCAAGGGGCTCATTTACAGTATGCTAATTTGCAAGGGGCTCATTTAGGGTCTGCTGATTTAGTGGCTGCTCAGTTACAGGGGGCTGATTTAGGGTATGTTAATTTGCAGGGGGCTTATCTAAACGGTGCTTCGTTAAAATGTGCAGATTTGAGAAATGCTAATCTTAACGGCATATATTTTAGTAATATAGACATGGAAAAAAATTTAGATAATGATAATCTAACAAAAATAGAACGCAGCTCAGCTTTTGTAAATATTAAGTCCATTATAAAGTCCGCAAAAGAAAGATGCGCTAAGTTTGACGATAAAGATAAAAACGAATTGGTTACATTACTACAAAAGAACAACAACTTAACCGAGTTTATTACAGTTAGGAGCAAACTGGCGTGTGAAAGCCCTGAGATGGCAAAAGCGGTTTTAAGTAATATGGAGTGGGTTAAAACCAAAGATAATAAAACTGCCGCAGATAAAATCAGAAAAAATATGGGAAAGAAATGTCCCGATGTTTTTTACAGAAAAGTGGGAATTGAACGCCGGGAATTCTGA
- a CDS encoding nucleotidyltransferase domain-containing protein encodes MIKELDKTDVMVSSAGIPSPLANAVRTIVQVARPDKIILFGSYSAGTHNAGSDYDLLVLKKNLKDQRKLVQNIYLHFKNIGAPVDVLALDLDRFAELKDDPYLIYYEADKNGKVIYEKHPESKGMA; translated from the coding sequence ATGATTAAGGAGTTAGACAAAACTGATGTGATGGTAAGTAGTGCGGGGATTCCCTCACCGCTTGCAAATGCTGTAAGGACAATTGTTCAGGTGGCAAGACCTGACAAGATAATCCTCTTTGGTTCTTACTCCGCAGGCACTCATAACGCCGGCAGTGATTACGACCTTCTCGTTTTAAAAAAAAATCTAAAGGACCAGAGAAAGTTAGTGCAGAATATATATCTGCACTTTAAAAATATTGGAGCTCCTGTTGATGTTTTAGCGTTAGACCTTGACAGATTTGCCGAGCTTAAAGATGACCCATATCTGATTTACTATGAGGCAGATAAAAATGGGAAGGTTATCTATGAAAAACACCCTGAAAGCAAGGGAATGGCTTAA
- a CDS encoding HEPN domain-containing protein, giving the protein MKNTLKAREWLKRAKSNLARARLGKVSDEILYEDICFDAQQAVEKALKAVCVINEINFNRAHDISYLIDLLDTANIKLPKRLHRAKLLTNYAVETRYPGDYMQIDKDMYEDALKIAEMVLKWVDDNLEKER; this is encoded by the coding sequence ATGAAAAACACCCTGAAAGCAAGGGAATGGCTTAAAAGAGCGAAAAGTAACCTCGCCCGTGCACGCCTTGGTAAGGTTTCTGATGAAATACTATACGAGGATATTTGCTTTGATGCACAACAGGCTGTTGAAAAGGCTTTGAAAGCTGTGTGTGTCATTAACGAAATAAATTTTAACAGGGCTCATGACATATCGTACCTTATTGACTTGCTTGATACGGCAAATATAAAACTCCCAAAAAGACTACACAGAGCAAAACTTTTAACAAACTATGCCGTTGAAACACGGTATCCTGGTGATTATATGCAGATTGATAAAGATATGTATGAGGATGCATTAAAAATTGCGGAAATGGTTCTAAAATGGGTAGATGATAATTTGGAGAAAGAGCGTTGA